A single window of Nicotiana tomentosiformis chromosome 1, ASM39032v3, whole genome shotgun sequence DNA harbors:
- the LOC104092197 gene encoding casein kinase 1-like protein HD16, translating into MIVMPQLRSAVRRGRQNPIAHNAPLHAPSPNNEPHALPIRPERKKKNDALPHAPPKRRGKKKLNDVVHAVGVENDVFVKKTVSSQRIGEAEKESEEMDEYGSGGGSGNKVLGGGAEDEGNTPPLPERVQVGGSPAYRIEKKLGKGGFGQVYVGRRVNITNPHERTGSGAVEVALKFEHRSSKGCNYGPPYEWQVYNALGGSHGIPHVHYKGRQGDFYIMVMDMLGPSLWDVWNNNSHTMSIEMVACIAIEAVSILEKLHSRGYVHGDVKPENFLLGPSGTPDEKKLFLVDLGLATRWRDTSTGLHVEYDQRPDVFRGTVRYASVHAHLGRTGSRRDDLESLAYTLIFLLRAKLPWQGYQGDNKGFLVCKKKMATSPETLCCLCPAPFRHFVEYVVNLKFDEEPNYAKYISLFDGIVGPNPDIRPINTDGAQKLIYQVGQKRGRLTVQEDDDEQPKKKVRMGMPATQWISVYNGRRPMKQRYHYNVADERLSQHIEKGNEDGLFISSVASCSNLWALIMDAGTGFSAQVYKLSPYFLHKEWIMEQWERNYYISAIAGASNGSSLVVMSKGTQYLQQSYKVSESFPFKWINKKWKEGFYVTAMATAGSRWAIVMSRGSGFSDQTVELDFLYPSEGIHKRWDAGYRITATAATWDQAAFVLSIPRRKPVDETQETLRTSAFPSTHVKEKWAKNLYLASVCYGRTVS; encoded by the exons ATGATCGTTATGCCTCAACTGCGTAGCGCAGTGCGCAGAGGCCGTCAAAATCCGATTGCTCATAACGCACCACTACACGCGCCGTCACCGAACAACGAACCGCACGCGCTGCCGATAAGGccagagaggaagaagaaaaacGACGCACTACCACACGCGCCGCCGAAAAGGCGAGGGAAGAAGAAACTAAACGACGTCGTGCATGCTGTGGGAGTTGAAAATGATGTTTTTGTGAAGAAAACAGTGTCGTCGCAGAGAATTGGTGAAGCGGAAAAGGAGAGTGAGGAGATGGATGAGTATGGGAGTGGCGGAGGAAGTGGAAATAAAGTTTTGGGAGGAGGCGCGGAGGATGAAGGCAACACACCTCCATTGCCCGAAAGG GTCCAGGTTGGCGGATCACCAGCTTATAGGATTGAGAAGAAGCTTGGTAAAGGAGGATTTGGTCAAGTGTACGTAGGTCGTCGTGTAAATATAACAAATCCTCACGAACGAACTGGCTCTGGAGCCGTAGAG GTTGCCTTAAAATTTGAGCACAGAAGTAGCAAAGGCTGTAACTATGGACCACCTTATGAGTGGCAGGTCTACAA TGCCCTTGGTGGTAGTCATGGTATACCACATGTTCATTATAAGGGGCGTCAAGGTGATTTCTACATTATG GTCATGGATATGCTTGGTCCTAGTTTATGGGATGTCTGGAACAACAATTCCCATAC GATGTCTATTGAAATGGTAGCATGCATTGCCATTGAAGCTGTCTCAATATTAGAGAAGTTGCACTCTAGAGG GTATGTGCATGGGGATGTAAAACCTGAGAACTTTCTTCTTGGACCATCTGGGACTCCTGACGAGAAAAAATTGTTTCTAGTTGACCTCGGATTAG CAACAAGGTGGCGTGACACTTCAACTGGTCTACATGTTGAATACGATCAGCGACCTGATGTCTTTAG AGGAACTGTAAGGTATGCTAGTGTGCATGCTCACCTTGGACGGACTGGAAGCCGGAGGGATGATCTAGAATCTCTGGCTTACACACTCATTTTCCTTCTCCGAGCCAAGTTGCCGTGGCAGGGTTACCAA GGTGATAATAAAGGTTTCCTTGTCTGTAAGAAAAAGATGGCAACTTCTCCAGAAACTCTTTGCTGCCTCTGCCCGGCTCCATTTAGACACTTTGTGGAGTATGTTGTGAACCTGAAATTTGATGAGGAGCCCAACTATGCTAAATATATCTCCTTATTTGATGGAATAGTAGGTCCAAATCCAGACATTAGGCCAATTAACACTGATGGTGCACAGAAG CTTATATATCAAGTCGGACAGAAGAGAGGCAGACTGACAGtgcaagaagatgatgatgaacaACCAAAGAAGAAGGTGCGAATGGGAATGCCTGCAACACAGTGGATTAGTGTGTACAATGGTCGTCGCCCCATGAAGCAAAG GTATCACTATAACGTTGCTGATGAGAGGCTATCTCAGCATATTGAGAAGGGAAATGAGGATGGACTGTTTATCAGCAGTGTGGCCTCCTGTTCGAACTTGTGGGCCCTAATCATGGATGCAGGGACTGGATTTAGTGCTCAAGTTTACAAATTATCACCTTATTTTCTTCACAAG GAGTGGATTATGGAACAATGGGAGAGGAACTATTATATTAGTGCTATAGCAGGAGCTAGCAACGGGAGCTCCTTAGTTGTCATGTCAAAGG GTACCCAGTATCTTCAGCAGTCTTACAAAGTCAGCGAGTCCTTTCCATTTAAGTGGATAAACAAAAAATGGAAGGAGGGTTTCTACGTCACTGCTATGGCAACTGCTGGAAGTAGATGGGCAATTGTTATGTCACGCGGATCTGGGTTTTCTGATCAG ACAGTGGAATTGGATTTTCTGTATCCTAGTGAAGGGATCCATAAGAGGTGGGATGCTGGTTATCGTATCACAGCGACTGCAGCTACATGGGATCAAGCTGCTTTTGTTCTAAGTATACCAAGAAGGAAACCTGTTGATGAAACGCAAGAGACGCTTCGTACCTCTGCTTTTCCCAGCACTCATGTCAAG GAGAAATGGGCAAAGAATCTTTACCTTGCATCTGTCTGTTATGGGCGAACTGTTTCTTAG